Proteins encoded within one genomic window of Pseudodesulfovibrio senegalensis:
- a CDS encoding RidA family protein — protein MPTRIDTEKAPAAVGPYSQGMVSGNLVFTSGQLPIVAETGTMPETIEEQAKASLENVKAILESAGSSMDRVIKTTVFLSDIGNFAAVNEVYATYFDKPFPARSCFEVACLPKEALVEIEVIAEK, from the coding sequence ATGCCCACTCGTATCGACACCGAAAAAGCACCTGCTGCCGTTGGCCCATACTCACAGGGTATGGTCAGCGGCAATCTGGTGTTCACGTCCGGACAACTGCCCATTGTCGCCGAAACCGGAACAATGCCCGAGACCATCGAGGAACAGGCCAAGGCGTCGCTGGAAAACGTCAAGGCAATCCTTGAATCCGCGGGTTCATCCATGGACCGCGTCATCAAGACCACGGTGTTTTTGAGCGACATCGGCAATTTCGCCGCGGTCAACGAGGTTTACGCCACCTATTTCGACAAGCCCTTCCCGGCGCGCAGCTGCTTCGAGGTGGCCTGCCTGCCCAAGGAAGCTCTCGTTGAAATCGAAGTGATCGCGGAGAAGTAG